One Ureaplasma urealyticum serovar 8 str. ATCC 27618 genomic window carries:
- a CDS encoding ABC transporter ATP-binding protein encodes MSDTNQKKAFFNHKKRFCLSDKITIRPITEGLLDRLNANPEKKRLVEVRHLDVTYGHGFKKFRAVKDISFNIYQGEVLGLVGESGSGKSTTGSALIGLARHSFGDIVIDGVKLPKQGEKVTKELTDFMVNNVQMIFQDPSNSLNPYVNIETVVSEGLNNIKDLKKSFLRLIYKDYLRGLKKELKAKNLVNNEQAQSFLEKAQDLKFDYLNETNQQELIQLFNELELTNLSLDNNSEKLEKAFDDINTWKSKTRTDITRHLILDVLKSVGLDETVLRRYPLEFSGGQQQRIGISRAVALRPKLLIADEPISALDVSIQAQVVNIFKELKAKYDLTILFIAHDLRMVEYISDRIAVMNKGVLLEIGPTKEIVKNFLHPYTRSLMEAVPSIDSDKKSLLGYVYDANMHGYTHEKQPKWIHLGNDHYILGTEEEVADWKVGKY; translated from the coding sequence CTGAAGGTTTATTAGATCGATTAAACGCTAATCCAGAAAAAAAACGTTTAGTAGAGGTGCGTCATTTAGATGTTACTTATGGTCATGGATTTAAGAAGTTTAGAGCTGTTAAAGATATTTCATTTAATATTTATCAAGGTGAAGTTTTAGGGTTAGTAGGTGAATCAGGTTCTGGTAAATCAACAACAGGATCTGCATTAATTGGATTAGCGCGCCATAGTTTTGGTGATATTGTTATTGATGGTGTTAAATTACCAAAACAAGGCGAAAAAGTTACTAAAGAATTAACTGATTTTATGGTTAATAATGTCCAAATGATTTTCCAAGATCCATCTAACTCACTTAACCCTTATGTAAATATTGAAACCGTTGTTTCAGAAGGATTAAACAACATTAAAGACTTAAAAAAATCTTTCTTACGTTTAATTTATAAAGATTATTTACGTGGATTAAAAAAAGAACTTAAAGCTAAAAATTTAGTTAATAATGAACAAGCTCAATCTTTTTTAGAGAAAGCACAAGATTTAAAATTTGATTATTTAAATGAAACTAATCAACAAGAATTAATTCAATTATTTAATGAATTAGAATTAACTAATTTATCATTAGATAATAATAGCGAAAAATTAGAAAAAGCATTTGATGATATTAATACTTGAAAATCAAAAACAAGAACAGATATTACACGTCATTTAATTTTAGACGTTCTAAAATCAGTTGGTTTAGATGAAACTGTTCTTCGTCGTTATCCATTAGAATTCTCAGGTGGTCAACAACAACGTATTGGAATTTCAAGAGCTGTTGCTCTTCGTCCCAAACTATTAATTGCTGACGAACCAATTAGTGCTTTAGACGTTTCAATTCAAGCACAAGTTGTAAACATTTTTAAAGAATTAAAAGCTAAATATGATTTAACAATTTTATTCATTGCTCACGATTTACGAATGGTTGAATATATTTCAGATCGAATCGCTGTTATGAATAAAGGAGTGTTATTAGAAATTGGTCCAACAAAAGAGATTGTAAAGAATTTCTTACATCCATATACACGATCATTAATGGAAGCAGTACCATCAATTGATTCAGATAAAAAATCTTTATTAGGTTATGTATATGATGCTAATATGCATGGATATACTCATGAAAAACAACCTAAATGAATTCACTTAGGTAATGATCATTATATTCTTGGAACAGAAGAAGAAGTTGCTGATTGAAAAGTAGGGAAATATTAG